A stretch of Lactiplantibacillus brownii DNA encodes these proteins:
- a CDS encoding nicotinate-nucleotide adenylyltransferase, translated as MAEVVTDLPHRRVGILGGTFNPPHLGHLIMAEQVGDQLGLDEVRFMPDAQPPHVDEKKTLPAKDRANMVQRAIADNPLFKLETAELKRGGKSYTYDTMKVLKAQHPETQYYLIIGGDMVDYLHTWNHIDDLIKLVTFVGIKRTGYPTTSRYPVIWVDAPLIDISSTKIRHKVNQGHTIRYLVPDAVADYIKEHHLYETKPTN; from the coding sequence ATGGCGGAAGTCGTAACTGATTTGCCACATCGTCGGGTTGGCATCCTTGGTGGGACGTTCAATCCGCCACACTTGGGTCATTTGATTATGGCCGAACAAGTTGGTGATCAACTGGGGTTGGATGAAGTTCGGTTTATGCCGGATGCTCAGCCACCGCATGTCGATGAAAAAAAGACGCTGCCAGCTAAAGATCGTGCCAACATGGTCCAACGCGCGATTGCGGACAATCCGTTATTCAAACTAGAAACGGCCGAACTAAAACGTGGCGGTAAAAGTTATACTTATGATACGATGAAGGTGTTGAAGGCCCAGCATCCCGAAACGCAGTACTATTTGATTATTGGTGGCGACATGGTGGATTATTTGCACACTTGGAACCACATTGATGATTTAATTAAACTAGTCACGTTTGTTGGGATTAAACGGACCGGATACCCCACGACGAGTCGTTACCCAGTGATTTGGGTCGATGCGCCACTGATTGATATTAGTTCAACTAAGATCCGTCACAAAGTGAACCAAGGCCATACGATCCGTTATCTCGTTCCAGATGCTGTGGCTGATTATATTAAGGAGCATCACTTATATGAAACCAAGCCAACCAATTGA
- the yqeK gene encoding bis(5'-nucleosyl)-tetraphosphatase (symmetrical) YqeK, with amino-acid sequence MKPSQPIEFTENIVPYTQAELAAKVAEKLTDSRYQHCLRVEQTSRQLAVANGVDPELAAIAGLLHDYAKQRSDATFIELIKTRGLDPALLNYGNGVWHGVVGAELIKDELHIYNEDILNAVRLHTVGAPYMPKLAQIVFMADFIEPQRDFPGVDDARAATKKSLAAGVRYQIQHTLSYLVSQGAPVYPQTLATYNAWVGGIGTITK; translated from the coding sequence ATGAAACCAAGCCAACCAATTGAATTTACTGAAAATATCGTGCCCTATACGCAGGCTGAGTTGGCGGCTAAAGTTGCCGAAAAGCTGACTGACAGTCGGTACCAACATTGTTTGCGCGTTGAACAGACGAGTCGACAGCTGGCCGTTGCTAATGGTGTTGATCCTGAATTAGCGGCAATCGCCGGTCTGTTGCATGATTATGCGAAGCAACGTTCAGATGCCACGTTTATTGAGCTAATCAAAACACGTGGATTAGATCCCGCTTTGCTGAATTATGGTAATGGTGTTTGGCACGGAGTGGTTGGTGCCGAATTGATCAAGGATGAGTTGCACATTTATAATGAAGATATTTTAAATGCGGTGCGCTTGCATACGGTTGGCGCACCATATATGCCTAAATTGGCACAAATCGTGTTTATGGCTGACTTTATCGAACCTCAACGTGATTTTCCTGGTGTTGACGATGCCCGAGCCGCGACCAAAAAGTCGTTGGCAGCGGGAGTTCGCTACCAGATCCAACATACGCTGAGCTACCTCGTGAGTCAGGGCGCACCAGTTTATCCCCAAACCTTAGCAACTTATAATGCGTGGGTCGGTGGGATTGGCACGATAACTAAATAA
- the rsfS gene encoding ribosome silencing factor has product MDSKELLQLTVKAADDKRAEDIVALDVEQVSLMADYFVIVSADSRRQVQAIADSVVDFIRQAGSDVKSVEGRTAGEWVLIDAGDVIVHVFQKDARQHYNLEKLWSDAPLVDVDQWVNA; this is encoded by the coding sequence ATGGATAGCAAAGAATTATTACAATTAACGGTCAAAGCCGCGGATGATAAGCGTGCTGAAGATATCGTTGCTTTAGATGTTGAACAAGTGAGTTTGATGGCAGATTATTTCGTCATTGTATCTGCAGATTCCAGACGCCAAGTCCAAGCTATCGCGGATAGTGTCGTAGATTTCATTCGCCAAGCAGGCTCTGACGTGAAGAGCGTTGAAGGTCGGACTGCAGGTGAATGGGTCTTGATCGACGCCGGTGACGTGATCGTTCACGTTTTCCAAAAGGACGCGCGTCAACATTATAACTTGGAAAAATTATGGTCAGATGCGCCGCTAGTCGACGTTGATCAATGGGTAAACGCATGA
- a CDS encoding class I SAM-dependent DNA methyltransferase, with amino-acid sequence MIYQTFAELYDELFDPAMYQQWLDFVRRELPDQTGEVLELACGTGRLAVLLAQAGYHVTGLDLSDNMLALAQQHAETANVSLPLVAGNMLDLSEIGTYAAVTCFADSFCYLKNLQQVQTAFTQVAAHLTSDGQFLFDVITPYQTDDVYPGYMYNYRDEERAFMWTSYASETTPHSAEHDLSFFIWNGEKQAFDEVSELHQERTYVLRDYQQALAAAGFSQVTVTADFGRQTPTEKTTRWFFRCQK; translated from the coding sequence ATGATCTACCAGACGTTTGCCGAACTTTACGACGAACTCTTCGATCCAGCCATGTACCAGCAATGGCTGGATTTTGTGCGTCGTGAATTACCAGATCAAACAGGCGAGGTCTTGGAACTCGCTTGTGGCACCGGTCGATTAGCCGTTTTATTAGCGCAGGCTGGCTATCATGTGACCGGTTTGGACTTATCAGACAACATGCTGGCCTTGGCACAGCAACATGCTGAAACCGCCAACGTTTCATTGCCATTAGTTGCGGGTAATATGCTTGATCTTAGTGAAATTGGGACGTATGCCGCGGTGACTTGTTTTGCTGATTCCTTCTGTTATTTAAAGAATCTGCAACAAGTTCAGACGGCGTTTACCCAAGTTGCGGCGCATTTAACGTCAGACGGACAATTTTTATTCGATGTGATCACCCCATATCAAACGGATGACGTCTATCCTGGGTATATGTACAACTATCGTGATGAAGAACGGGCGTTTATGTGGACCAGTTATGCGAGTGAGACCACGCCACACAGTGCGGAACATGATTTAAGCTTTTTTATCTGGAATGGTGAAAAGCAAGCCTTTGATGAAGTGAGTGAATTGCACCAAGAACGGACGTATGTTTTACGTGACTATCAACAAGCCTTAGCTGCCGCTGGGTTTAGTCAGGTGACGGTTACCGCAGACTTCGGTCGGCAGACACCAACTGAAAAAACAACGCGTTGGTTCTTTAGGTGCCAAAAGTAG
- a CDS encoding nucleotidyltransferase: protein MQAVGLITEYNPLHNGHLYHLQQAKAVTGADCSVVVMSGNWLQRGEPAILDKWTRTQLALAAGVDLVIELPVFYATQPAHLFARGGVELLTALGCQSLVFGAEHPGLDFEQLLTALPKTQAAFKHYNATYATQFNTALQATTGMTLTKANDMLGFCYYLANEQFGRRLQLVPIQRQKADHSESQIVATSQFASGTAIRAAATQQAWSQIKPVVPAATLDQLRTQRLQTWADFWPYLHYQLLTGAIEQTHQYDQMAEGLEYRFKEMAQSATSFTDFMARVKSKRYTYTRLQRVATAALLQLTSAEVQTAQAHNYVRVLGFNPTGQAYLHQIKKQLELPLYTKINKDLRRHGLALDYRAGRIYGLINGQSQDLYRRPIQFLG from the coding sequence GTGCAAGCTGTCGGACTTATAACTGAATATAATCCATTGCATAATGGTCATTTATATCATTTACAACAGGCCAAAGCCGTGACTGGGGCCGATTGTAGCGTGGTCGTGATGAGCGGTAATTGGTTACAGCGAGGTGAGCCGGCCATTTTAGATAAGTGGACGCGGACACAATTGGCGCTGGCAGCAGGAGTTGATCTGGTGATTGAATTGCCGGTATTTTATGCCACCCAACCAGCACATTTATTTGCCCGCGGTGGTGTGGAGCTGCTAACGGCATTAGGGTGTCAGTCACTCGTTTTTGGGGCGGAACATCCGGGCCTTGACTTCGAACAGTTATTGACGGCGCTACCGAAAACGCAGGCCGCTTTTAAGCACTACAATGCCACATACGCGACCCAGTTCAACACGGCCCTGCAAGCGACCACTGGGATGACACTAACGAAAGCTAATGATATGCTGGGCTTCTGCTACTATTTGGCCAATGAACAGTTTGGTCGTCGGTTGCAATTAGTTCCAATTCAACGTCAAAAAGCGGACCATAGTGAGTCTCAGATTGTCGCAACGAGTCAGTTTGCCAGTGGGACCGCGATTCGAGCTGCAGCGACACAACAAGCCTGGTCGCAGATTAAGCCGGTTGTGCCGGCAGCGACGCTTGACCAACTACGGACGCAACGATTACAAACTTGGGCTGATTTTTGGCCTTATTTGCATTACCAATTGTTGACGGGCGCGATTGAGCAGACCCATCAGTATGATCAAATGGCTGAGGGCCTTGAATATCGTTTCAAAGAAATGGCACAATCGGCTACCAGTTTTACGGACTTTATGGCACGGGTGAAGTCTAAACGCTACACCTATACACGGCTACAACGCGTGGCGACTGCTGCACTGTTACAATTAACGAGTGCTGAAGTTCAAACGGCGCAGGCCCATAATTATGTCCGGGTACTGGGCTTTAATCCTACTGGGCAGGCCTATTTACATCAAATCAAGAAGCAACTTGAATTGCCCCTTTATACGAAGATTAATAAGGACTTACGACGACATGGTCTAGCACTCGACTATCGGGCTGGCCGAATCTATGGTTTAATTAATGGTCAGTCGCAAGATCTTTATCGCCGTCCAATTCAGTTTCTGGGATAA
- a CDS encoding YceD family protein, with translation MKWSLGQLKSYRDEPLQFDEALDLKHSLMTRYPEIIDVKAVQAKGFVSYDKGSVLISAKVDADLTLPSTRSLTPVATSLAFQMTEYYVPKGTDLAQFDKADTVIFLPEDDILNFDVAVEDNILIHIPMQILSEAELNGEEMPAGKGWEVISEDDLAKQAEEHKTVDPRLAKLKNLFPDQEAKD, from the coding sequence ATGAAATGGTCGTTAGGACAGCTGAAAAGCTACCGTGATGAGCCACTTCAGTTTGATGAAGCACTGGACTTAAAACACTCCCTGATGACGCGTTATCCTGAAATTATTGACGTCAAGGCCGTTCAAGCAAAAGGCTTTGTTAGTTATGATAAGGGTAGCGTGCTAATCTCAGCGAAAGTCGACGCCGACTTAACGTTACCGTCGACCCGTTCGCTGACGCCAGTGGCAACTTCGCTGGCTTTTCAAATGACAGAATATTATGTGCCCAAGGGAACTGACTTAGCGCAGTTTGATAAGGCGGATACGGTAATCTTTTTACCTGAAGATGATATTTTGAACTTTGATGTCGCTGTGGAGGATAACATTTTAATTCACATCCCCATGCAGATTCTTTCTGAAGCTGAGCTCAATGGTGAAGAAATGCCCGCCGGAAAAGGGTGGGAAGTTATCTCTGAAGATGACTTAGCCAAGCAAGCTGAAGAACATAAAACTGTTGATCCGCGTTTAGCTAAATTGAAAAACCTGTTCCCTGATCAGGAAGCCAAGGATTAA
- the rpmF gene encoding 50S ribosomal protein L32: protein MAVPKRRTSKMRKRNRRGHIKLATPNLAPCPNCGELRVSHRVCPSCGYYNGKEVVKVNN, encoded by the coding sequence ATGGCTGTACCTAAGAGAAGAACATCAAAGATGCGTAAACGCAACCGTCGTGGTCATATTAAATTGGCTACGCCTAATTTGGCACCATGCCCAAATTGTGGTGAATTACGTGTATCTCACCGTGTCTGCCCTAGTTGTGGATATTACAACGGTAAAGAAGTCGTTAAAGTAAACAACTAA
- a CDS encoding aldo/keto reductase, whose product MTKTAKIVLGAWAWGDTDDYFGNGYAADHFGPVYAEAIKQGLNFWDTAYAYSKGNSETILGNLMKDTPRQDLVISTKFTPQLADDGAHPVQDMFKGSTQRLGTDYFDYYWIHNDDDVEKWTPQLIPLLQSGQIKHIGISNHTLPEIKRVQAILGAAGFKLDAVQNHLSLLDRTSEQAGILDYCHQNDIKFFAYMVLEQGALTGKYTVDHPFPATSARGKVYNPQLPQLTALIETLTKVGAPHQLSAAQTAMAWALAKGTIPIIGVTKVKQVAEAAQVAATALSAEEVKTLETAAAKTTADTIGFWEQDMRKDH is encoded by the coding sequence ATGACAAAAACGGCAAAGATCGTCTTAGGTGCTTGGGCCTGGGGTGACACAGATGATTACTTTGGTAATGGTTATGCGGCTGATCACTTTGGTCCCGTTTACGCTGAAGCAATCAAACAAGGCTTGAACTTCTGGGACACAGCTTACGCCTACAGTAAGGGTAATTCTGAGACTATTCTTGGGAATCTGATGAAAGATACCCCTCGTCAGGATTTGGTCATTTCAACGAAGTTTACGCCGCAATTAGCGGATGATGGCGCGCACCCAGTTCAAGATATGTTTAAAGGGAGCACCCAGCGCTTAGGAACCGATTATTTTGATTATTATTGGATTCATAATGATGATGATGTTGAAAAATGGACGCCACAATTGATTCCGTTATTACAAAGTGGTCAAATCAAACACATCGGGATTTCTAATCACACGTTACCTGAAATTAAACGAGTTCAAGCCATTCTGGGTGCCGCTGGTTTCAAGTTAGATGCTGTCCAGAACCATTTGAGCCTATTGGATCGGACTTCAGAACAAGCCGGAATCTTGGATTATTGTCATCAAAATGACATTAAGTTCTTTGCTTATATGGTGCTAGAACAAGGGGCCTTGACGGGTAAATATACCGTTGATCATCCTTTCCCAGCAACTAGTGCGCGTGGGAAAGTTTATAACCCACAGTTACCACAACTAACGGCCTTAATTGAAACGTTGACCAAAGTTGGTGCACCGCATCAATTATCGGCCGCACAAACTGCGATGGCTTGGGCCCTAGCAAAGGGCACCATCCCAATTATTGGGGTTACCAAGGTCAAGCAAGTGGCTGAAGCGGCCCAAGTTGCGGCGACAGCGTTAAGCGCTGAAGAAGTAAAAACGTTGGAAACTGCCGCAGCTAAAACGACTGCGGATACGATTGGTTTTTGGGAACAAGACATGCGAAAAGATCACTAA
- the gndA gene encoding NADP-dependent phosphogluconate dehydrogenase, which produces MSNEKPQIGVIGMAVMGKNLALNIESRGYKVAIFNRTGSKTEKVVKDHSDKQLVPSYKIEDFVASLETPRRIIMMVKAGKPTDMVIDELLPLLDKGDVLIDGGNTNFNDTMARNARLDKSGINFIGMGVSGGELGALQGPSLMPGGQKEAYDLVEPILKKIAAKAPQDGEPCVTYIGENGAGHYVKMVHNGIEYGDEELIDESYNIMRNVAGLSVDDMSKVFTDWNKGELSSYLVEITADILSRKDDLGDDKTKPIVDMILDRGNNKGTGKWSSEDALNVQVPQSVITEAVYARYISMMKDERVAASKKLAGPKNEVKLPDKEELVEKIRQALYFSKIMSYAQGFEQLRFAAKHYGWDLKYGELAQIWRAGCIIRAQFLQNITNAFDKKPDLNNLLMDDYFADIAAKYQQSTRDVLSLAIQAGVPVPSFSAALSYYDSYRAEVLPANLLQAQRDYFGAHTYERTDREGLYHYTWYKEQ; this is translated from the coding sequence ATGAGTAATGAAAAACCACAAATTGGCGTCATTGGTATGGCTGTCATGGGTAAGAACTTGGCTTTGAATATTGAAAGCCGCGGTTACAAGGTTGCGATTTTTAACCGAACCGGTTCCAAAACGGAAAAGGTCGTTAAGGATCATTCAGATAAACAACTGGTCCCAAGTTACAAGATCGAAGACTTCGTGGCTTCACTTGAAACCCCTCGTCGGATTATCATGATGGTCAAGGCTGGGAAGCCAACTGACATGGTGATCGATGAATTATTACCATTACTTGATAAGGGCGATGTGTTGATTGATGGTGGGAACACTAACTTCAACGATACGATGGCTCGTAATGCACGTTTAGACAAGTCTGGCATTAACTTTATTGGTATGGGTGTTTCCGGCGGTGAATTAGGTGCCTTACAAGGCCCATCATTGATGCCCGGTGGTCAAAAGGAAGCTTATGACTTAGTTGAACCAATCTTGAAGAAGATTGCTGCTAAGGCACCTCAAGACGGCGAACCATGTGTCACTTACATTGGTGAAAATGGTGCCGGTCACTATGTCAAGATGGTCCACAACGGGATCGAATATGGTGATGAAGAGTTAATCGACGAAAGTTACAACATTATGCGTAATGTGGCTGGCTTATCGGTTGATGACATGTCCAAAGTCTTTACAGACTGGAATAAGGGCGAATTGAGCAGTTACCTTGTTGAAATTACCGCTGACATTTTGTCACGTAAAGACGATTTGGGCGATGATAAAACTAAGCCAATCGTTGACATGATCTTAGACCGTGGGAACAACAAGGGGACTGGTAAGTGGAGTTCAGAAGATGCTTTGAACGTTCAAGTGCCACAATCTGTCATTACTGAAGCGGTCTATGCGCGTTACATTTCTATGATGAAAGACGAACGGGTCGCTGCTTCTAAGAAGTTGGCTGGTCCTAAGAATGAAGTTAAATTGCCTGATAAGGAAGAATTGGTCGAAAAAATTCGCCAAGCCTTATACTTCAGCAAAATCATGAGTTATGCCCAAGGTTTTGAACAATTACGCTTTGCTGCTAAACATTACGGCTGGGATTTGAAGTATGGTGAATTAGCACAGATCTGGCGTGCTGGCTGTATCATCCGGGCACAATTCTTACAAAACATTACTAATGCCTTTGATAAGAAGCCTGATCTGAACAACTTATTGATGGACGATTACTTTGCAGATATCGCTGCTAAGTATCAACAATCAACTCGTGACGTTTTAAGCTTGGCTATCCAAGCTGGCGTCCCAGTACCATCATTTAGCGCTGCTTTGTCTTACTACGATTCATACCGTGCAGAAGTCTTACCTGCAAACTTATTACAAGCGCAACGGGATTACTTTGGTGCTCATACCTATGAACGGACTGACCGTGAAGGGTTGTACCACTACACTTGGTATAAAGAACAATAA
- a CDS encoding bacteriocin immunity protein, producing the protein MLKNPKAERLLQEISVAYNDPAVAADKALAAKLLACAQELAKHENYLLTATRVNAVALSGIRQHMHQPIKSLNTLYQQTARTSEYYWGVAAAAFLSPLW; encoded by the coding sequence ATGTTAAAAAATCCGAAAGCAGAGCGTCTACTCCAAGAAATTAGTGTCGCCTATAATGATCCAGCAGTCGCAGCTGATAAAGCTTTAGCGGCAAAATTACTAGCTTGTGCACAAGAACTAGCCAAGCACGAAAATTATTTACTCACTGCCACTCGCGTCAATGCGGTGGCTTTAAGTGGTATTCGGCAACATATGCATCAACCAATTAAGTCTTTAAACACATTATATCAACAAACTGCGCGTACTTCTGAATATTATTGGGGCGTCGCAGCAGCTGCATTTTTAAGCCCATTATGGTAA
- a CDS encoding replication-associated recombination protein A: MRQESLFNPEHAASSPLAYRVRPTTLDGFKGQEHLLGPGKMLRQLIAEDQLPSLIFWGPPGVGKTTLAEIIAQQTKSHFITFSAVTSGIKEIRKIMDEAEANRDFGEKTLVFIDEIHRFNKAQQDAFLPYVERGSITLIGATTENPSFEINAALLSRCKVLVLKELTTEALKQVLQAALDNPNGFQKLTIKKQPDTLELIAEFANGDARVALNTLEMAVLNGEREGQTVTVTAAGLHQLINTKSLRYDKNGEEHYNLISALHKSMRNSDVDAAIYWLMRMLAGGEDPLYIARRLIRFASEDIGLADRQALPLTVAVFQACQLIGMPECDVNLTEAVTYLALAPKSNALYAAKSAAQADVKAKGNLPVPLQIRNAPTKLMKELGYGDHYQYAHDTAAKLTSMTTMPPELQGQTYYEPTNQGQEKAWQQRLAAIKNWHREHPQSDESSS, from the coding sequence TTGCGCCAAGAATCATTATTTAATCCTGAGCACGCGGCTAGTAGTCCCTTAGCTTATCGTGTGCGACCAACCACTTTAGATGGTTTTAAAGGGCAGGAGCATTTACTGGGACCGGGCAAAATGTTACGCCAACTCATCGCAGAAGATCAGTTGCCATCATTGATCTTTTGGGGACCACCCGGTGTTGGTAAAACGACATTGGCGGAAATTATCGCGCAGCAGACCAAGTCGCATTTTATCACATTTAGTGCGGTGACTAGCGGCATCAAGGAAATTCGAAAAATTATGGATGAAGCTGAAGCCAATCGCGATTTCGGCGAGAAGACCCTAGTTTTTATTGATGAAATTCACCGATTCAATAAAGCCCAGCAAGATGCTTTCTTGCCATATGTTGAGCGGGGGAGTATCACGCTGATTGGGGCGACTACTGAAAATCCATCCTTTGAGATCAATGCTGCCTTACTTTCGCGATGCAAGGTGTTGGTCCTTAAAGAATTAACAACTGAGGCATTGAAACAAGTTTTGCAAGCCGCCCTAGACAATCCAAATGGTTTCCAAAAGTTAACGATTAAGAAACAGCCGGATACGCTGGAATTGATTGCTGAGTTTGCGAATGGGGATGCCCGAGTGGCGTTGAATACGCTTGAGATGGCAGTCCTAAATGGTGAACGTGAGGGACAAACTGTGACGGTCACTGCCGCAGGACTCCATCAGCTTATTAATACAAAATCATTACGCTATGATAAAAATGGTGAAGAACATTATAATTTGATTTCAGCATTGCACAAATCTATGCGTAATAGTGATGTCGACGCGGCAATCTATTGGTTGATGCGGATGCTAGCTGGCGGGGAAGACCCCTTATACATTGCGCGGCGCTTGATTCGTTTTGCGAGTGAAGATATCGGTTTAGCTGACCGGCAAGCATTGCCATTGACGGTGGCAGTATTTCAAGCCTGCCAACTGATTGGCATGCCAGAATGCGATGTAAATTTGACAGAAGCAGTGACCTACTTGGCTTTAGCACCGAAATCAAACGCGCTGTACGCTGCCAAGTCTGCGGCACAGGCAGATGTCAAAGCCAAGGGAAATTTGCCAGTACCGTTACAGATTCGGAATGCACCGACGAAATTAATGAAAGAATTGGGTTATGGCGACCACTATCAGTATGCCCATGATACAGCGGCCAAATTAACGTCGATGACCACGATGCCGCCGGAACTTCAAGGCCAGACTTATTATGAACCAACGAATCAAGGTCAAGAGAAAGCTTGGCAACAGCGCTTAGCGGCTATCAAAAATTGGCATCGTGAACATCCACAGTCGGATGAGTCGTCATCGTAG
- a CDS encoding response regulator transcription factor → MSRILIIEDEKNLARFVELELKHEGYDIQVEYNGRKGLDAALGEDFDAILLDLMLPELNGLEVCRRVREVKNTPIIMMTARDSVIDRVSGLDHGADDYIVKPFAIEELLARLRALLRRIDLESEQQNTKQTTVTYKDLTIEKENLVVKRGDEVINLTKREYELLLTLMENINVVLARDVLLNKVWGYESEVETNVVDVYIRYLRNKIDRPGEKSYIQTVRGTGYVIRS, encoded by the coding sequence ATGAGTCGAATATTAATTATTGAGGATGAAAAAAATCTCGCTCGGTTTGTCGAACTGGAATTAAAGCATGAAGGTTACGACATTCAGGTTGAGTACAATGGCCGCAAAGGATTGGACGCAGCATTAGGTGAAGACTTTGATGCCATCCTTTTAGACTTAATGTTACCCGAATTAAACGGGCTAGAAGTTTGTCGGCGGGTGCGGGAAGTTAAAAACACCCCAATTATCATGATGACCGCACGTGACTCCGTTATTGATCGCGTTTCCGGCTTAGATCATGGGGCCGATGATTATATCGTTAAGCCATTTGCCATTGAAGAATTGTTGGCACGCTTACGGGCGTTATTACGGCGGATCGACTTGGAAAGTGAACAACAAAACACTAAGCAAACAACGGTGACCTATAAAGATTTAACGATTGAAAAGGAAAACTTAGTCGTTAAGCGTGGTGATGAAGTCATCAACTTGACGAAGCGGGAATACGAATTATTATTAACCTTAATGGAAAATATTAATGTCGTTTTGGCTCGTGATGTCTTGTTAAATAAAGTTTGGGGTTATGAATCCGAAGTTGAAACCAATGTTGTCGATGTTTATATTCGTTACTTACGGAATAAAATCGATCGCCCTGGCGAAAAGAGTTACATCCAAACAGTTCGTGGGACTGGATACGTGATTCGGTCGTAA